ACTTCAACAGTGGCGTCTTCCGAAATTCCAAAGTCAGTGCCCGCAACATACGCGCCTTCATTATGTATTATTGTTCCTGATATCCCCGCCTTTACGCTTCCCCACCAGTTTACGGTAATTGCCTGACCCGGAGATACAAGAGGCGCAAGCCATGAAATAACTCCCGATAAAAGCGCCCCGCCAGAATCCGCACCCAAATAATCAATTTCCGCGGGCACAGTATCGTATATCGTTACGGTATAAGGTTCAATTCCGGAATCCGGATCATCCACACCGGGCGATAACTGTTCTTTTACAATCTGGCCGTCATAATACAGGACAAAGTACCTGTTATTGATATATGAAGTCAGCGACTCCCTGCTGTAATCATCAAGGCAGTTGTCCCAGTTGCTTCCGTCAGTATTCCTAAGCTGCACGTCATAAAGCTGGGTTGCATTAGGAAGCATAAGTGATACCGTTGGATACCACAGTATTTTTATATCCGCCTGCCTGTCTGAAGGCAGATATATTCCGGGGCTTAATTTTGTGGCAGTCCCCGACCACGAAGGCCCGCCCCAGACATAAGGGCTGGTATTTCCTCCGTAATCATTATTAAATCCTATGCCTGCGGCTGCCTGTGAATCAGAAACCCAGGCGCCTATGGATATTCTAGATATATCAATCGGCGCCCCTGAATTATTTGTAATTCTGTATTTTAAAGACCTTGACTGCCCGCCGCAGGTTCCCCCGGCAACTTCAAGATTAAGTCCGGTTACAGGAGCAAAAACCGGCGGCCTGGGATCCGAATAAACAAGGGTGTACGTAACAATTTCGCCCGGCTGCCTTATTACCTGATCAGCAGTTTTTTCAAGATTCAATCCGGGAATAAGAATTGTAACAGGCGCATCATTTGATTCAAAAATTTCCGTATCATCAGAAGTCCCTGACGCCCTGTTATGTTTAATTTCCATATCCAAACCCGAATCAATTACAACGGCAAATTCAACTGTATTTTTTGTGCCCGCGGCCATCGTCCCAAGTTGCCATAAATAATAAGGAGGTATTGACGCCGCAGAATAAGCCGGATTTGAATACACCAAAGATGTTCCCGCCGGAATCGTATCCCACACCGCACAATTAGTAAGTTCAGATGACCCGACATTTTGCGCAGTTATTGAATATGTAACAGTCTGCCCCGGGCTTGCCGTTGTCCTGTCAGCGCTTTTACTTACAAGCAGCATGGGATATAACGGTGGCGGGACTGAAAAGAAAGTTTCGCCTTTCGCGTTGTCATTTGACATTACATACGCGTAAATAATATCTGAAGATTCTATCCTGCACACATAGTTTTCTTCCACTGACGGAAGCAGCGGAAAATCAAGGCCTGCCTGCGGTACGGTTGTTGTTTTAATAAAAGGAACCGTAAAAGTCCCCGAAGGGCTTGTAATCGTAACAGTAACAGTTGTGCCGGCATTAGGGGCTATTGCCCTGACCTGAAGCGCCCCAAGCGCATCATAGAACTTACCCCCAAAACTGAAAATATGGCCGTAAGGACGCTGGGTGTCTGAAGCAATTAGATAATCACCGTCGCACCATTGCTGCTGAATCAGTGAACCCCCAAATGAAACGGTCATATCAATGCTGTTTAAAGATCGAATCCTGTAAAAACCCGCTACGCTTCCATACGCGGCGCCGTCAATATAATAACTGCCGCCCGGAGCAAGCCCTGTTATTGTGTCAATAACGCTCCACGTGCCCGCGGGATTCAGCCCGCTTACGGGCCAGGAAGTGCCTGCAGCCGCCGGATTAAAACGGAGAACTTCAAATGATGCCGGAAGAGGACCCTGATTATTTACAACTATATGCGGCGCCGTTCCACCGTCAACACACGCGCCCACCAAATCTGTCCCTATCTTTTTTCCCGTATTAACATCAACGCCGTTAAGCATGACATTATCCCTGTTACCGCCGGAAGCCGGCGCGAATGAATTACCTTTCCAGAAAATGCCTTCCCCGCCCGACACATCAAATCTGTAATGCCCCGCAGTAGCCGCGTTTGTACCTCCCTCCAGATAACCTAATCCGGCCGCTTCGGGACTCCACATCCAGATGCCTCCCGCGGCAATAGAAGGCGAATTGTATATAACAGCGCCCCAATCGGTTCCATTCCATCTGCTTACAGAAACCGTTATCGGGCCTGAAGACGAAGGCGGGTTTATTACCGCTATCTGGTCTCCGTGTTCGGGGTCAGTTGTTTCTCCTGCATCATCCCTTAAATATGTCAGAAAAACAGAGCCAATATAATCATTTCCTGAATCAGCGGCAGGAAGAATATCATGGCTGTCGGCTGTATGCCCCGCTATAAACTCCTCCACTTCCCATATAACAGGATATGTTGTTGTCAGCCTGAAATACCTCTCTGAAAACGGGCCAACCACGGCAACCGGCCTATAAGGGCCTACCGCGTTCCACGTACCTTCTATATTTGTCATTTCCGTATCAGCGCTTGCCGCGTACCGCAGGCTTAAATCCGTTGAGGGATAGTCACAGGTGTAAATAAACATGTGTCCAAGTACAGAACCCCCGGGGGCAGCCCATGCGGCATATGTATCAAAAGCCCGGGCTGAACAGGCAGTCAGCATTAAAAAAATAACAAGACCAACACGCAGCAAAATGCGATTTGCCGCGTGTTTTTTACGGTTCTGAAAAAACGATACTGATAACATTTATTCTCCTGATGTTATTCCGCTTACACCGGACATATAATTAAAAAATAATCATTTAAGTATTATAAATTTATTTATGCCGGTAATTCTTTCTGTTTTTTCCCCAAAGCATGCGGTTAACACATAATAATAAACGCCGTTTGACAACCCGCCAAACACACCGCCGCTGACTTTTACGGTATTCCACCCGCTTACAAAAGGCCCCTGTATTTTTTTCGATTCCACAAGACGAAACGAAGAAGTATATATATTACATATAACACTTTCAGAACTATTTTCCAATTTAAAAGCAAGGTATCTTTCAAGTCCGGGAGCACCGGGATTTGGATAGAAAAAAGATGATAAGCCGTTATCGGCTTCTATATGTATATTTATTTCAGGCGTTTGGGTATATGTGGGAGTATTAACCGGCATATATGTTTCGGTTGGCGTAAATGTCTGAGTCTGCGGTATTTGTGTATACGTATCCGTGGGGGTGTTTGTGTAAGTATTTGTCGACGCCATGGCCGTTTCCGTCTCTGTCTGTGTATATGTATGGGTAGGCAATAATTGTGTCTGCGTATCCGTGGGCGTGTATGTGTAAGTGTTTGTCGATGCCATAGCCGTCTCTGTCTCGGTTTGTGTAAAAGTCTGGGTTGAAGCGTCTTGTGTCTGCGTATCCGTAGGTGTGTATGTGTACGTATTTGTCGATGCCATAGCCGTCTCTGTATATGTATGGGTCGGCAATAATTGCGTCTGCGTATCCGTGGGCGTGTATGTGTAAGTGTTTGTCGATGCCATAACCGTCTCTGTCTCGGTTTGTGTAAAAGTCTGGGTTGAAGCGTCTTGTGTCTGCGTATCCGTGGGCGTGTATGTGTAAGTGTTTGTCGATGCCATAACCGTGTCTGTCTCGGTTTGTGTAAAAGTTTGAGTTGGAAACACCTGTGTCTGGGTATCTGTCGGTGTGTAAGTATAAGTATTTGTTGGTGCTATATCCGTCTGTGTTTCTGTGTGTGTAAATGTTTGAGTCGGCTGTATTTGCGTCTGTGTATCTGTGGGCGTGTATGTGTAAGTGTTTGTCGATGCTATAACCGTTTCTGTCTCTGTCGTCGTATAAGTATTGACCGGCAAAACCTGTGTCTGCGTATCTGTGGGCGTGTATGTGTAAGTGTTTGTCGATGCTATCCCCGTCTCTGTTTCCGTTTGCGTAAAAGTTTGAGTCGGCTGTATTTCTGTCTGTGTATCTGTGGGCGTGTATGTGTA
This DNA window, taken from Candidatus Goldiibacteriota bacterium, encodes the following:
- a CDS encoding DUF11 domain-containing protein, which produces MLTACSARAFDTYAAWAAPGGSVLGHMFIYTCDYPSTDLSLRYAASADTEMTNIEGTWNAVGPYRPVAVVGPFSERYFRLTTTYPVIWEVEEFIAGHTADSHDILPAADSGNDYIGSVFLTYLRDDAGETTDPEHGDQIAVINPPSSSGPITVSVSRWNGTDWGAVIYNSPSIAAGGIWMWSPEAAGLGYLEGGTNAATAGHYRFDVSGGEGIFWKGNSFAPASGGNRDNVMLNGVDVNTGKKIGTDLVGACVDGGTAPHIVVNNQGPLPASFEVLRFNPAAAGTSWPVSGLNPAGTWSVIDTITGLAPGGSYYIDGAAYGSVAGFYRIRSLNSIDMTVSFGGSLIQQQWCDGDYLIASDTQRPYGHIFSFGGKFYDALGALQVRAIAPNAGTTVTVTITSPSGTFTVPFIKTTTVPQAGLDFPLLPSVEENYVCRIESSDIIYAYVMSNDNAKGETFFSVPPPLYPMLLVSKSADRTTASPGQTVTYSITAQNVGSSELTNCAVWDTIPAGTSLVYSNPAYSAASIPPYYLWQLGTMAAGTKNTVEFAVVIDSGLDMEIKHNRASGTSDDTEIFESNDAPVTILIPGLNLEKTADQVIRQPGEIVTYTLVYSDPRPPVFAPVTGLNLEVAGGTCGGQSRSLKYRITNNSGAPIDISRISIGAWVSDSQAAAGIGFNNDYGGNTSPYVWGGPSWSGTATKLSPGIYLPSDRQADIKILWYPTVSLMLPNATQLYDVQLRNTDGSNWDNCLDDYSRESLTSYINNRYFVLYYDGQIVKEQLSPGVDDPDSGIEPYTVTIYDTVPAEIDYLGADSGGALLSGVISWLAPLVSPGQAITVNWWGSVKAGISGTIIHNEGAYVAGTDFGISEDATVEVPMIYTPTSTNTCTPTLTVTDTATPTFSPSSTQSSTATCTVTGTPTFTATPTFTATPTFTATSTPTGTATFTGTSTLTATASPTITMTLWESMTSTPTLTWTPSITVTFTPSVTLTVTNTATLTFSETTTATVTVTLTSTPSITHTPTITMTLWESMTITGTNTPSPTVTNTATATATSTITATSTPTATITITNSFTPTFTSTATITQTLWESMTITRTNTPTSSATRTLTATGTFTSTATKTATSSITATCTGTRTITITVTATFTSTITPTMTYTPTITLTIPGLPVVPKLNLSAFGEEPEVGARFTYSLKIHNDSSSDIHNMRIWDSLPANIKFVESIFSEDPVIVSGNYVEWDLSGTVYENFKAGQVLVIEFVVEITQITDNDLIINEITIDYNDPYYFEGGPYGRHPEITSNAAMYPQDRVVIFPNPFNPRTARGNVLKFLNVIPGSLINIYTVSGEHVTTIKAASILETWDGKNNMRKMCSPGIYYWLVINPYNNSINKGKLFIVSK